A segment of the Echinicola strongylocentroti genome:
TGATCTTCACGCCTATATTCTTGCCTGTAGTGACCGAACTGGGCATTGATCCGGTACATTTTGGGATCATTATGGTGCTTAATTTGTGTATCGGTCTGTGTACCCCTCCTGTGGGATCCGTGCTCTTTATTGGAGTAGGTGTCGCTAAGACGTCCATTTCACATGTGGTAAAACCTTTACTGCCTTTCTTTATAGCCATGATTATTGGTTTGGCCATTATTACCATTTGGCCACAAATGACCCTTTGGCTTCCTAGCTTGTTTGGGTTATAGTCCTTAACAATAATCTTATACTATAAATAAGAGGCTGTCTTTTTTCCTTCATTGAAGGAGAAGGACAGCCTTTTTATATTTTTACCCCCAGCTTATTGCGGATCAAGCCATATTTCTGGGGGACGATAAATTTCTTTATTTATCAGAACAATGATACGCCACCAAGGCTCCAAGGCACAAAGCAACTATAAATCCCTTTCAGTACAGGTTTCAGCTTGCACTTGCTGACTTTGGGACTATGTGGCCTTTTTATGTATTCGTGGTTTTACCATTAACAAACTGGCAGTCCCCAACTTTTACGCTTGGTCCCTTATCGCTTATTGAAATGGGGATAAAACCGCAATAGATTTTCGGATGAACAGGACAGATCTTAGCCATATCCCTAGACTTTTGACCTTTTTTAGTACAAATTGAGACAGAATGATTAACTAATTCGTCTATATTTTCGTTAGTTTAAAATAGAATCAAATGCTAATTGTCATGAAAAGACTCCTTTCGATATTTATTTTGCTGTTTGCCGCGGTTCAGTTTACTGATGCCCAGAATTTTCCAAGCCAAGTTTGGCATGATGGCTCAATTTATCTTACCACTGGTGATGTCCACAAAGGAAAGGTAAAATATGACCTAGAAAAAAACATTGTCCAATTACAAAGTGATGGGGTTCATACCTATAACAGTTCCTCCATTTCCCGTTTTGAAATATTTGATGAGTACTATGGAGGCATGAGGTCTTTTTATAGCCTTCCATATGATGTCAACAATAATAACTACGAAGTGCCCATCTTCTTTGAGTTGCTGACAGAGGGGGATGACATCACGTTGCTGTGTCGAGAGTACATCACCACTGACACCAGAAATATGGGAATGTACAATATGTACATGTCTCCAATGTACGGCCCACCAATGAGCACAACGAACAAGCTGGCCTTTGATTACTTTTTCTTGACTGAGGGAAAGATCGTAGAATACAGCCAAAAAAGAAAAGATCTCCTGGGCTATATGGAAGATAGAGAAGATGAAGTGAAGCTTTATATGCGTAAAAACAGGCTTGATTGCGATAGAAGAGGGGATTTGCTACGGATTACGGCCTACTATAATAAGCTGAAGGACGAATAGAACTAAGCCGCTTAGAAAGGAGACTACATAAATAGTGTTAATTTGAAAGAATGATGGATAGAGTGTTCATCATTCTTTTTTTTTGAAGGCTTTATCGTAAATTTGATCCGTGAATTGAGCAGTGAGATAGACCAGGATCATATCCACTAACATCACGGAAACACTAATTTTTATAAAAACAACAGGTAAATGACCAAACCACTCATTTTAGTATCAAACGACGATGGTATCACTTCCAGAGGCATCAGGGTTCTGGTGAATGTGATGAAAAAACTTGGCGAGGTGGTCGTCGTAGCACCGGACAGTCCACAGTCAGGAATGGGGCATGCCATTACCATTGGCAATACGCTGAGATTGGATGAAGAGGAAATTTTTGAAGATGTGGAAGCTTATAAGTCCAGTGGTACCCCTGCAGATTGTGTAAAACTGGCCAAGCATTATGTGTTTAATGATCGTAAACCGGACCTGATCGTCAGCGGTATCAATCACGGAAGCAATACCTCTATCAGTGTGCTTTATTCCGGTACTATGTCCGCAGCAATCGAAGGAGCAATAGAAGGATATCCATCGATAGGTTTCAGCCTCTGTGATTATAGTGCCAAGGCGGATTTTTCACATGTGGAAGAATATGTTTATAAGATTGCCAAGCAAGTACTGGAGCATGGCATGCCCAAAGGAGTTGCCCTTAATGTCAACTTCCCTCCCAAACGCAATGAACCGCTTAAAGGCATTAAGCTTTGCCGTCAGGCAAGAGCCAAGTGGCAAGAGGAGTTTGACGAGCGCTTTGATCCCAATGGCAGGAAGTACTTCTGGATGGCGGGAAATTTCGTGAATTTTGACAAAGGCGAGGATAACGATGAGTGGGCCATTGCCAATAATTATGCTTCGGTGGTACCTTGTCAGTTTGACATGACCGCCTATCACGCCATCACTCAGATGAATGAGGAGTGGGATTTGGATGTGGAATAGGAGTCCAAAGTGCCCCGTACAAGGGCTACAAAGCTGAATGAAGTTTAGAACAGGTTCAATATTTTCCTTTTGAACCTGTTCTATTTTTTTTGCCCTGAACTTTTTCAGAGGTAATGTGGGGTTAAAATTTCAACGTATTTGGCAAATATTTCGCC
Coding sequences within it:
- the surE gene encoding 5'/3'-nucleotidase SurE translates to MTKPLILVSNDDGITSRGIRVLVNVMKKLGEVVVVAPDSPQSGMGHAITIGNTLRLDEEEIFEDVEAYKSSGTPADCVKLAKHYVFNDRKPDLIVSGINHGSNTSISVLYSGTMSAAIEGAIEGYPSIGFSLCDYSAKADFSHVEEYVYKIAKQVLEHGMPKGVALNVNFPPKRNEPLKGIKLCRQARAKWQEEFDERFDPNGRKYFWMAGNFVNFDKGEDNDEWAIANNYASVVPCQFDMTAYHAITQMNEEWDLDVE